Sequence from the Bacteroidota bacterium genome:
TACGAATAGCAAAAGCTTTATGATGGGATTGGATGATCACCTTGTTTCATTTATCCGTAAAAAACTTCAATCAGAAAATATAGAGCTTTTTTTAAATGCTTTTCCAGAAAAATTTGAAAAAGGCAACCTTATAGTTGAGGGTAAAAAAATAAAATGTGACCTTCTTGTTAACTGTAATTCACGCAAGGCAATTATTCCAGAGAGCGAAATTCCGCTTGTACTCACTGAACGGGGATTTATAAATACATCAGATGATTTTGAAACAAATATCCAAGGGATATATGCTATCGGCGATGTCAGCGGAAAAAGTTTTGTTGCCCATGTTGCTTCAGCACAAGGAATTCACGTTATAAATACCCTGAAAGGGATCAAAGCCAATTTTAATACCCGAGCCTATCCCATTAATATGTACACTCTCCCGGAAATTGCCCAGATAGGCCTAAGCGAACAGCAAATTAAGGAAGAAGGTATAGATTATAAAATTAGTGAATTTCCTTTATCGGCTAATGGTAAAGCAATGATAGAAGGTAATACAGAAGGATTTATTCGTATGCTTTCCGATAGAAAATACGGGCAGGTCCTCGGAGTTCAGATCGTAGCTTCCAATGCCACCGATATGATTGCAGAAGCAGGTGCTTTTATGGAAATAGAAGGCACCGTTTATGATGTTGCCCAAACTATTCATGCTCACCCTACTGTTTCAGAGATATTCATGGAAGCAGGTTTTGATGCTTTCGACAAGGCTATTCATAAGTAAAAGCATGATTAAAATTTCAGCTTATTGTCTTCCCGATATTAAATTGCTTGAAGAAAGCAATACCCGATATTTAATCTGGATACCTGATAAACCGTATATCGTACTTGGAGCTTCAAACCA
This genomic interval carries:
- the lpdA gene encoding dihydrolipoyl dehydrogenase yields the protein MNMDYDVIIIGAGPAGYVAGIRAGQIGLKTAVIEKIYIGGMCLNWGCIPTKALMESAKIFDKIKHSSEFGIEGIDVQKLSFNWERAKSRSKNITKKLTAGVNYLLKKNGVELITGTARLISENSVMVNDKKINATNIIIATGSKPRAMDKSIGNAPIVEMEKLFTLETIPDNIVVTGNQVSAVEIAQFFKLLGKKTTLVTNSKSFMMGLDDHLVSFIRKKLQSENIELFLNAFPEKFEKGNLIVEGKKIKCDLLVNCNSRKAIIPESEIPLVLTERGFINTSDDFETNIQGIYAIGDVSGKSFVAHVASAQGIHVINTLKGIKANFNTRAYPINMYTLPEIAQIGLSEQQIKEEGIDYKISEFPLSANGKAMIEGNTEGFIRMLSDRKYGQVLGVQIVASNATDMIAEAGAFMEIEGTVYDVAQTIHAHPTVSEIFMEAGFDAFDKAIHK